TGATGCAAAAGACCTGTAACATGGATAGCACCTTTTAAGCATCTTAcaaactgttaaaaaaatcaacttAATGTTGAGGTTTACTTTAAAACATGCCCACCCTGCAGCTAAAGTTGACCCGCCCACCCCGTATGGCTACCGCTTTTACAGCATTACCAGACGCTGATTGTATCTAAAATCACTACAAACAAATAGTTAATATAGCATACATACATCGTCTGGAAAAAACAATACTGAAACAAACATACCATACCATGATCCACATTTTAGCTAGCATGGTGTCAGctggtgttattttgtgtgttttttggttgctCAGGTGAGGAAGATGTGATTTCTTGAATGGGTCATGTGGTTCAAAAGGTTTACTGACAGACTTGAACACAGCATGCTTGCTTATGCCTCTGCTTGGCCACTGTATCGCTCTGCATTTGTGACAAGAGCTTTTGGCATGTTTCCACAATGGATTTTATTGAAGTGTACAATGTTATTAGACGTGATTTTAGTATTATTTATGGTTGTGATTTAAAAGAAGCCATTTCTCCGCCCTTTTCCCTGACAGGGTATTTATCTATTGGACTATCGTCAGTGAAGAGGAAAAAGGGCAGCTATCTGATGTCCACGTTGCAGTCCCTCTTCCAGCAGTCGTCGTCTGAAGAACACTCTTCAATGGTGGTTGTCGTGCTGCTTGCAGATTTGGATGTTAGCTGGAGGATGACCACAGTGATGAGCATCAAAACAGGATTCTCCTCCGAGCTAGAGCAAGGTCACCTGTTGGTCATTCATGTCCCTGAGGAATGTTATCCACCCGTTAAAGGTTAAGTGCAAACATTAGCCTCCTTCTTGCACCAATACATTGACAGAAATGGGGGTGTCAGTGGCATATTTAATTTTGTcaatgaaacatttaaaaaatactactactaatgatAACAGAAAGCAATGGAGCAGGAATCATTTAGTGCTTGATTGTATTGTCGTTTGACTTATATTATTCTCAAACAATTTGAGCTATCAGCTGCTAAGAAATATTTgggatgctgttttgtgtggaAATGTGGACCTGGTACTGGAGTATGGAGCCAGTTTGCCTTACAAGCATTGCTAAAGTGCCACTGAAGCATCAACTGCTCAGAGAAGTGATACAACTGAGTCACACCTCAACTGCTTTCTGTCTCTCTGGCTCCCCTACAGGTCTAAAGAGGAACTACAATGATCCTCCAGAAAGAGTATCATTCCGTTCTAAGCAAAACCTGGACTATGCTTTCCTGATGCACTACAGCTCGGGCCTTAGCAAATACTACCTTCAGCTGGAGGATGATGTCTTGTCTGCAAAGAACTTTCTAACCACCATCAAGAGGCACGTTGACGAGCAAGAAGCGAAAAAGACGACCTGGGCAATGCTGGAATTCTCCAGCCTTGGCTACATCGGGAAACTCTACAACTCGGCTAACCTCCCTCTTCTAGCTCGCTTTCTCTTCCTTTTCTATCAAGAAATGCCCTGCGACTGGTTAATGTCTCACTTTCGACTGCTGCTGACTCAGAAGCAGCCTATCCTTATCAAGCCTTCACTATTCCAGCACATGGGGACCTTCTCCTCATTCCAAGGGACTTATAACAAGCTAAAAGATAAGGACTTTGAGGAGAGTTTCTACACCAATCCTCCAGCTGAGGTTTACTCTGACATGTCCTCCTATCAGAAATACTTTCCCAAACTGGCCTGGGAGGCCGGGGAGGGATTCTTCTGGGGTCGCTCCCCTGAGGAAGGCAACTATTTGACTGTGGTGTTCACAGACCCCAGAGTGGTGGCGGGAATAACTGTAGAAACCGGGACAGAGGGGAAGGACATGTTGGGCTCTGCACTGGTGGAATTGGGACACGGCGTGATCACCACTGCAGACAAGGAGAAAACCTGCAAGAACTTCCATATAGTGGGCTCTATTGAGAATGGCAGGTTTGCGAAGCAGCAGGTAGACAAAAACTATGACGCCGCTTCTTCATGCTTGAGAATACGAGTCACTGCAGGGCAGAAGGAGTGGGTCGTCATTAGTAAAATCAGGATCTCAACAAAGCCAAGCACACCTCAACATCAAGCACAGATGTGAACGTTTCTTATCAAGATACATTTTCAAAGTATAAAGGATGCCTCACCTGGGGCGGGGGGTGCCAGAGGACTTAAAGTAAGGCGCATCAGCttgacaaaaaggaaaaaaaaatactttaactatatttgcatatgtttgcatttttgtggACTGATCCGGATGATGCCCTTCTGCTACGATGACACCAGACACCCACGTTTGTTGACCAAGACGTGGGATGTTTTGGAGCTGCAGTCGCAGAAAAAGAAATATTGAAACACGTACCGAACCAAAGTGTCAAAATATCAGTTAAGTGATTACTCACACAGGGAACAATAGTCAACAATAGTACGTATGAGAAAACTGAcctatttacttctttatgcatctggggaatagttttatccacaacgTAGTGGCGGCTAAGAATAATGTAGCGACTCGCGAGGCTTGAGGTGCTCAATTACTTGCCATCGAGCTCAATAAATTGGCCTTTTTAGCCAATTACTCTTTGCCTTCCCGTTGGGAGTTTCTCACGCATTGCAAATGTTTTGGTTGTTCGAGAGAGCCAGAGGTTTATTTCTTTGCTCCATGCAGTTTTTGGGATGGTGCTCAAATGCGCGATggggttggtcgtattaaacttccctggTTCTATGCCACAACAGGAGACAGGTACAGTTTTGTACTCAGCTGCAACGAAAAATACTGCCACAGGGCCAACATCACTCCCACTTCTATTTTGTTAGTGGGCTGTTTTCTGGCGttgctggatagacgtgctggagcaaagtctggaatggactgcttgtattagATTGCttatatcggagattttagatgcaatCCGATGTAATCCGACATACGttttttggctgatatcggATTGGGTCACCCCTAAGTATTTCATAGGTTGAGACTACAAATCCAGCACCATGCACAATGATAACTGTTTTGGTTAGACCACTTATACAACAAAAATCACTACCTTCAAATTTCACAAAAGTATGAAATTGTGATTGTGGCCTAATTTTGTTTCACAATGAGTGATCTTAAGACGTTCAGGGGAAGCCCCAGCTGTTTAATGCTCTGTACTTCGTAACAGGAGGCTCAtccacagttaaaaaaaaacaactccctGTGGTCTCCCTCCAGATAGTGTACATATGTGATTTGTGCCTTTTTGTAATAAAGTATTCAAACGAGCTCTTTTACACAGCAGCTTTCTATTGCTgtcgtaataaaaaaataacttaaatcaGAATCTGTTTGAATAGTCTAGTAATTATTACAGCTACCATAGAACTTGTGTTGTAAATTTGGATAGTGGTGAAGCTCTAGTGACTCAGTGGGCTTCATGAAGTTTTTTGGAGTTGAGTCACAAGTCATGGGGTTAGAGCCAATGTGTGCTCAGGGGATTGTTGTTTTTCTCAAACTTCTTCAAGATGGATTTAGGTTGTGAGACACAATGTACTCAAACACACAAGAAGGTCAACACAGAGGGCCTTGCAGCTAGTGACTTTTTCCTTtcctaaaatgtaaatatttcacTTCAGAAAATGGATAGTTACTTCCTCAGCCACATAGCCTTTCTACACTTCAGGTTTTCTAGTGTATAAGGtagcactttacaataaggtacacaaaattacagaagttaatgaggaacgaccCTATCTAACCGTAACCAATACTCATTACATCCACATTAGTTcaatagttcctcagtaacaactgtatttttgtgtaccttattgtaaagtgagaccggatataaaagaaaaatgtatttatttgtcacggtttatttttgaaattgGACATACAAGACAATATAATTGTTGTGCTGGTACAACAATACCTTTGTGTTGTGACTCCAGAACTCTTAAGGGTGCTACATTGCAAGAGCAGAGGGATATCAAATGGAAAGGATAGtccttttaaaaacatattcctGACTTTCTGATTTGTGCCTAATTTAATACTTCAGTACAATCATCCCTAGAAGAAGTTGAAACTACTGTACTCTTCTTGATAATGCGGGGCTTGCGGAATGCGTGCTTCCAGTATTCGGCCTTCCCGCCAAGGACGTCAAAGCTGACTCTCTCCGGCTCTGCGGCCTGCTCATCACAGTCTCCCCAGCAGTTTGTCCTTCACCGGCAGGCAAAGTGACAGATGATGCCTCATCTGCCTGCAT
Above is a genomic segment from Dunckerocampus dactyliophorus isolate RoL2022-P2 chromosome 1, RoL_Ddac_1.1, whole genome shotgun sequence containing:
- the zgc:101663 gene encoding alpha-1,3-mannosyl-glycoprotein 4-beta-N-acetylglucosaminyltransferase C, whose amino-acid sequence is MRRHTKKKHAVLLLLLLAGGIYFISHPDKSITVWKEPEEPVLMNTTWTGGRSVSMESWVEQGDYLPLNVTYQLLAGVPSTQSRYLSIGLSSVKRKKGSYLMSTLQSLFQQSSSEEHSSMVVVVLLADLDVSWRMTTVMSIKTGFSSELEQGHLLVIHVPEECYPPVKGLKRNYNDPPERVSFRSKQNLDYAFLMHYSSGLSKYYLQLEDDVLSAKNFLTTIKRHVDEQEAKKTTWAMLEFSSLGYIGKLYNSANLPLLARFLFLFYQEMPCDWLMSHFRLLLTQKQPILIKPSLFQHMGTFSSFQGTYNKLKDKDFEESFYTNPPAEVYSDMSSYQKYFPKLAWEAGEGFFWGRSPEEGNYLTVVFTDPRVVAGITVETGTEGKDMLGSALVELGHGVITTADKEKTCKNFHIVGSIENGRFAKQQVDKNYDAASSCLRIRVTAGQKEWVVISKIRISTKPSTPQHQAQM